A region of Beijerinckia sp. 28-YEA-48 DNA encodes the following proteins:
- a CDS encoding TonB-dependent siderophore receptor — protein sequence MILPSASSQSVAQDASQAAGASHLPAVVVEKPSQRVRARPAASGRTSATTPRNTAARRPVVIPPRETSQPNPATAVVNRNSTMVLSPSYAGGQVATGGQLGMLGNRSVMDTPFSQTSYTQKVIQDQQARKLEDVFANDSSIRTNVPRAYGFDFAFMRGFDVPSSAYGVNGLYGIGSAFSSASLIGIERVEVLRGPAALMNGMAVAGGPGGSINLVTKRAADEPLTQITNTYASRSQFGTHLDIGRRYGPEKEFGVRFNGAYRGGGTEITQQSQEVGSATLGLDYRGQKVRLSADFGYENNDIDVMQRFVILGPTLTAVPAPPSAGKNFNPTWGYWRNQGAFGLLQGELDVTDNLTAYVQAGIVHGTTKYLYSDVNLTSLNGAYNGNPRLNRQEHQRQAIQAGLRWTFDTGPIHHQVNFNVSQSSNEVGILNTTGVAFRSNIYNPVPTAVPNIWVGPPPRTSDQFLSSIGVANTMSVLGDRLQLTAGLRKQYVKSNSYSAATGSQTAAVDDSALSPAFGLVLKPLQNVSLYANYVQGLEPGSVVGTQYRNAGAVLPPYRSKQVEAGIKVDWGRVITSVSAFEINRPLSVVDGANFLTQDGESRVRGIELNAFGSITDSIRVLGGATFLDAKQEKTQGGSNDGKRTFSVPKVQVNLGAEWDTSFLPGLTLTGRMIHTGNFYADAPNALLVPDWTRFDVGARYTFTTPWNNKPAVLRLSVENVFNKNYWQGASTNRYLYLGAPRTFLVSTTFNF from the coding sequence TTGATTTTGCCGTCGGCGTCCAGCCAGTCTGTTGCGCAGGATGCGTCGCAGGCCGCGGGTGCGAGCCATCTGCCGGCGGTCGTCGTCGAAAAGCCTAGCCAACGCGTCCGCGCTCGTCCCGCAGCTTCAGGACGCACCTCTGCAACAACGCCAAGAAACACTGCCGCGCGTCGGCCGGTCGTCATTCCGCCGCGAGAGACGTCGCAACCCAATCCCGCGACAGCGGTGGTCAATCGAAACTCGACGATGGTGCTGTCGCCATCTTACGCGGGCGGACAGGTCGCGACGGGTGGTCAGCTTGGCATGCTGGGCAATCGAAGCGTCATGGACACGCCCTTCAGCCAGACGAGCTATACGCAGAAGGTCATTCAAGACCAGCAAGCGCGCAAACTCGAGGACGTTTTCGCTAACGACTCCTCCATTCGCACCAATGTGCCTCGCGCTTATGGTTTCGACTTTGCCTTCATGCGCGGTTTCGACGTTCCTAGCTCGGCCTATGGCGTCAATGGGCTCTACGGGATCGGATCGGCTTTCTCGTCCGCGTCGCTCATTGGCATTGAGCGGGTCGAAGTCCTCAGAGGTCCCGCCGCGTTGATGAATGGTATGGCGGTGGCCGGTGGCCCAGGTGGCAGTATTAACTTGGTCACCAAACGGGCGGCGGATGAGCCGCTGACGCAGATCACCAACACATACGCATCGCGGTCTCAGTTCGGCACGCATCTCGACATCGGCCGCCGCTACGGTCCTGAGAAAGAATTCGGCGTGCGCTTCAATGGCGCCTATCGTGGCGGCGGCACGGAGATCACCCAGCAATCGCAAGAGGTCGGCTCCGCAACCCTGGGCTTGGACTATCGTGGTCAGAAGGTTCGTCTGTCGGCGGACTTTGGCTATGAGAATAATGATATCGACGTGATGCAGCGCTTCGTGATTTTGGGGCCCACGCTCACCGCCGTTCCCGCCCCCCCAAGCGCCGGAAAGAACTTCAACCCGACGTGGGGCTACTGGCGCAATCAGGGAGCGTTCGGCCTTCTCCAAGGCGAGCTCGACGTCACCGACAATCTCACCGCTTATGTGCAAGCCGGCATCGTTCACGGGACGACGAAATATCTCTACTCCGACGTCAATCTCACCAGTCTGAACGGCGCCTATAATGGCAACCCGCGTCTGAACAGACAGGAGCATCAGCGGCAAGCGATCCAGGCGGGGCTTCGCTGGACGTTTGATACCGGCCCGATTCATCATCAAGTCAATTTCAATGTCTCGCAGTCCTCGAACGAAGTCGGGATTTTAAATACGACGGGCGTGGCCTTCAGGTCGAACATCTACAATCCCGTGCCGACAGCCGTTCCGAACATTTGGGTGGGGCCGCCTCCGCGTACCTCCGATCAGTTTCTGAGCAGCATTGGTGTCGCCAACACCATGTCGGTCTTAGGCGATCGCCTGCAACTGACCGCCGGCTTGCGCAAGCAATATGTCAAGTCGAACTCATACAGCGCCGCGACAGGTTCACAAACCGCCGCCGTGGACGATTCCGCTCTGAGCCCCGCCTTCGGCTTGGTCCTCAAACCGCTACAGAACGTCTCGCTCTACGCGAACTATGTCCAGGGGCTGGAGCCAGGCTCCGTGGTCGGTACACAATATCGCAATGCCGGCGCGGTACTGCCTCCCTATCGCAGCAAGCAGGTTGAAGCTGGCATCAAAGTGGACTGGGGAAGGGTCATCACGTCGGTGAGCGCCTTCGAGATCAACCGCCCGCTTTCTGTGGTCGATGGCGCAAATTTCCTGACACAGGACGGCGAAAGCCGCGTCCGCGGGATCGAGCTCAACGCTTTCGGCTCCATAACCGATAGCATTCGCGTGCTCGGTGGTGCGACCTTCCTTGATGCTAAGCAAGAGAAGACCCAAGGGGGCAGCAACGACGGCAAGCGAACATTCTCTGTGCCGAAAGTACAAGTCAATTTGGGCGCGGAATGGGACACGTCGTTCCTCCCAGGCCTGACGTTGACAGGACGCATGATCCACACCGGGAACTTCTACGCCGACGCTCCCAACGCCCTGCTCGTACCGGATTGGACCCGTTTCGACGTGGGGGCGCGCTACACATTCACCACGCCGTGGAACAACAAGCCGGCCGTGCTGCGCCTGTCCGTCGAGAACGTGTTCAACAAGAACTATTGGCAGGGCGCGTCGACGAACAGATATCTCTATCTTGGCGCGCCCCGCACATTCCTTGTCTCCACGACGTTCAACTTCTGA